In one Leptospira levettii genomic region, the following are encoded:
- a CDS encoding TIGR04452 family lipoprotein has product MKQSGKSIIVGIILLGMTLVTNCNQPTLAKLNKDNILGADAKEELLQASKRIDGVKFASLGVNSSGAAASSELLNGILIPILAEINPDKYYKRDGVDACVKNIYILGLALPNYASVELSCKIEEVKTFDF; this is encoded by the coding sequence ATGAAACAATCTGGAAAATCGATTATCGTAGGGATCATTCTTTTGGGGATGACTTTAGTGACAAACTGCAACCAACCAACTCTTGCTAAGCTCAATAAAGACAATATCTTGGGGGCAGATGCGAAAGAAGAACTCCTCCAAGCTTCCAAAAGAATAGATGGTGTCAAATTTGCCTCTCTGGGAGTCAACTCATCAGGAGCAGCGGCATCTTCAGAGCTTCTAAATGGCATTTTGATTCCAATCCTTGCCGAGATTAATCCAGATAAATATTATAAACGTGATGGTGTGGACGCTTGTGTAAAGAATATCTATATTCTTGGATTAGCACTTCCCAATTATGCTTCTGTCGAACTTTCCTGCAAAATTGAGGAAGTGAAAACTTTCGATTTTTAA
- a CDS encoding methyl-accepting chemotaxis protein, giving the protein MPENHKKNFRFRYLIDKEFQLKFLAHYSLLFISGVIVTLLFLYWLNQSKYDGGAVFRLRQDAQTVYWKVENEDAAPGEAKEKFVPREIYLPNYDHQLNLYTIQFDAVVTLSVLYLLLITVFSIFKSHKMAGPVFSIKRSLQRMASGDPIETIRIRKGDEFQELVEVLNEVIQKRMNDQNKKST; this is encoded by the coding sequence ATGCCAGAGAATCACAAAAAAAACTTTCGATTTCGTTATCTCATCGATAAAGAATTCCAATTAAAATTCTTAGCACATTATTCTCTTCTGTTTATTTCTGGGGTGATTGTCACTCTTTTGTTCTTATATTGGTTGAACCAATCCAAATATGATGGTGGGGCAGTGTTCCGCCTTCGTCAGGATGCACAAACAGTGTATTGGAAAGTGGAAAACGAAGATGCGGCTCCAGGTGAAGCCAAAGAAAAGTTTGTACCACGGGAAATTTATCTGCCCAATTACGACCACCAACTGAATTTATACACCATCCAATTTGATGCAGTGGTGACACTTTCTGTCTTATATTTATTGTTAATCACAGTTTTCTCCATTTTCAAATCACATAAAATGGCAGGTCCTGTCTTTAGCATCAAACGTTCCTTGCAGAGGATGGCTTCTGGAGACCCAATTGAAACCATTCGGATTCGAAAAGGGGATGAATTCCAAGAGTTAGTAGAAGTGTTGAATGAAGTGATCCAAAAGAGGATGAACGACCAAAACAAGAAGTCTACATAA
- a CDS encoding FecR family protein, with amino-acid sequence MSELEDQKHIEALEALLRKPSKVTEQAEFPNWETLVTRSPREEWNGPSSRPNKVLSFFRKPAGLTLVGGTSFAIAAAILFVFLIKPKTTSTEVSSSAVMEKKREILSPLSVSVSQVKGKVFVFPAGSATKVPLVNKYQITSGDVITTELASQVDLQFETGSWLRINPQSEVIVQSLQKSDLGSYSQKFSVKKGKLFASVSKLSKDSEFIVQAGEHLTQVRGTIFSISYDGLVETVAVREGSVAFGDLILNAKQQAVVKQGETFPVIASQLSPKEDKELKAFYTQSILAKESLLYLEHSRLELVRLEDGTEYRGVILGQSETHLHFQGMDGKIEIPIKNILETEKIR; translated from the coding sequence ATGAGCGAATTAGAAGACCAAAAACACATAGAAGCGTTGGAAGCCCTTTTGCGAAAACCGTCCAAAGTGACGGAGCAGGCGGAGTTCCCAAATTGGGAAACATTGGTTACACGTTCCCCTCGCGAAGAATGGAATGGACCATCCTCTAGACCAAACAAAGTCCTCTCTTTTTTTCGGAAACCGGCAGGTCTTACCCTTGTGGGTGGGACTAGTTTTGCCATCGCAGCCGCCATATTGTTTGTTTTTCTCATCAAACCTAAAACCACTTCTACCGAAGTGTCTTCCTCGGCAGTGATGGAGAAAAAACGCGAGATTCTCTCTCCACTTTCTGTTTCTGTATCCCAAGTAAAGGGGAAGGTTTTTGTTTTTCCAGCTGGCAGTGCTACGAAAGTACCATTGGTAAATAAATACCAAATCACTTCGGGAGATGTCATCACAACGGAATTGGCATCCCAAGTAGACTTACAGTTTGAAACTGGTTCTTGGTTACGAATCAATCCCCAATCGGAAGTCATTGTTCAGTCGTTACAAAAATCTGATCTAGGATCATACTCACAAAAGTTCTCTGTGAAAAAAGGAAAACTTTTTGCTTCTGTTTCTAAACTTTCGAAAGACAGTGAGTTTATTGTCCAAGCAGGAGAACACCTTACGCAAGTTCGTGGAACTATTTTTAGTATTTCCTACGATGGACTTGTGGAAACAGTTGCGGTGCGAGAAGGATCTGTTGCTTTCGGGGATTTAATCCTAAATGCTAAACAACAAGCAGTTGTTAAACAAGGAGAGACATTCCCTGTCATTGCCTCTCAATTGAGTCCCAAAGAAGATAAAGAACTTAAAGCTTTTTATACCCAATCCATACTTGCCAAAGAGTCATTACTTTACCTTGAACATTCTCGTTTGGAATTGGTTCGTTTAGAGGATGGAACCGAATACCGAGGTGTGATTTTAGGACAATCGGAAACCCATCTCCACTTCCAAGGGATGGATGGAAAGATCGAAATCCCCATCAAAAACATTCTCGAAACCGAAAAAATCCGTTAA
- a CDS encoding RNA polymerase sigma factor, giving the protein MSQIYERSHKRIFDFLYKYTQNADTAMDLMQDSFLSFHKHYGNAGLSEEKSIMVLYTIARNLSINYAKKFSTSREIASDEIEFHSHNPKLETKAEYQDLEDRLYSFLGELSEDERSALLLKNVEGFQLVQIAEVLGVSVSTASRLVIKATEKVLAIAKRENLVPD; this is encoded by the coding sequence ATGAGTCAAATCTACGAAAGAAGTCATAAACGAATTTTTGACTTTCTTTATAAGTACACTCAAAACGCGGACACAGCCATGGATTTGATGCAAGACAGCTTTTTAAGTTTCCATAAACATTATGGTAATGCTGGTCTCTCGGAAGAGAAGTCCATCATGGTTCTGTACACCATCGCTCGCAATTTATCCATTAATTATGCTAAAAAATTTTCCACATCTAGGGAAATTGCTTCTGATGAAATCGAATTTCACAGTCATAATCCAAAATTAGAAACAAAAGCAGAATACCAAGATTTGGAAGACCGCTTGTATTCGTTTTTAGGAGAACTTTCGGAGGATGAAAGGTCAGCGTTATTACTCAAAAACGTAGAAGGATTCCAACTCGTTCAAATCGCGGAGGTCTTAGGAGTTTCTGTTTCCACCGCCTCAAGGCTTGTCATCAAAGCCACTGAGAAAGTATTGGCCATAGCAAAAAGGGAAAATCTGGTTCCAGATTAA